In one Sesamum indicum cultivar Zhongzhi No. 13 linkage group LG12, S_indicum_v1.0, whole genome shotgun sequence genomic region, the following are encoded:
- the LOC105175335 gene encoding glucan endo-1,3-beta-glucosidase 1, giving the protein MENHKLVPFFVLLFIVLPASLCAEIKAQQDKDGPFVGVNIGTDVSNLLSAADLVAFLQLQKINHVRLYDADAQILKALAKTKIRVIVSVPNNQLLAIGSSNATAATWIGRNVAAYYPDTLITGIAVGDEVLTTIPSSAPLLMSAIESLYSALVAANLHTQIKISTPSSASIILDPFPPSQAFFNQSLSPVITQLLQFLSRTQSPLMMNLYPYYVFMQNKGVVPLDNSLFKPLTPSKEMVDPNTLLHYTNVLDAMIDSVYFSMKNLNVTDVVVLVTETGWPSRGDSKEPYATIDNADTYNSNLIKHVFDRSGTPLHPEITSSVYIYELFNEDLRSPPVSEANWGLFYGNTTPVYLLHVSGSGTFLANDTTNQTYCIAADGIDAKTLQTALDWACGPGRANCSEIQPGQSCYQPNNVKNHASYAFDSYYQKEGKSSGSCDFKGAAMITTTDPSHGNCIFPGSKIVSNKTSQVVNSTQASGADRVRVMGFSFTPICAVGKALYLLSGVVSCLFCQLFL; this is encoded by the exons ATGGAGAATCATAAGCTCGTTCCCTTCTTTGTTCTCCTCTTCATTGTCCTGCCCGCATCGCTCTG TGCAGAGATTAAGGCGCAGCAGGACAAAGATGGGCCTTTTGTGGGGGTGAACATCGGCACAGATGTCTCGAATTTGCTCTCGGCAGCAGATTTGGTTGCTTTTCTGCAATTACAAAAGATAAACCATGTCAGGCTCTACGATGCTGATGCTCAAATTCTCAAGGCGCTTGCCAAAACCAAGATTAGAGTCATTGTCAGTGTGCCCAACAACCAGCTTCTTGCTATTGGCTCCTCCAACGCCACCGCCGCCACCTGGATTGGCCGCAATGTGGCCGCCTACTATCCTGACACTCTCATCACTGGCATTGCCGTTGGTGATGAAGTTTTGACAACTATTCCTAGTTCAGCCCCTTTGCTTATGTCTGCGATTGAGTCGCTCTACAGTGCTCTTGTGGCTGCAAATTTGCATACACAAATCAAGATTTCGACTCCCAGTTCTGCTTCCATAATTCTTGACCCGTTTCCACCTTCCCAAGCCTTCTTCAATCAGAGCTTAAGCCCTGTTATAACCCAATTGCTGCAGTTCTTGTCCAGGACCCAGTCACCCCTGATGATGAATTTGTATCCTTACTATGTTTTTATGCAGAACAAAGGGGTTGTGCCTTTAGATAACTCTCTATTCAAGCCCTTGACGCCCTCTAAAGAAATGGTTGATCCGAATACTTTGCTGCACTATACTAACGTTCTTGATGCCATGATCGATTCGGTGTATTTTTCTATGAAGAATCTCAATGTTACTGATGTGGTAGTACTTGTCACGGAAACCGGTTGGCCTTCGAGGGGGGACTCTAAGGAGCCTTATGCGACAATTGACAATGCAGATACATATAACTCGAACTTGATTAAGCATGTTTTTGATCGGAGTGGGACACCATTGCACCCCGAAATTACTTCTAGTGTGTACATATATGAGTTGTTCAACGAAGATTTGAGGTCGCCTCCGGTGTCTGAGGCAAATTGGGGCCTTTTCTATGGGAACACGACTCCGGTTTACTTGCTTCATGTGTCCGGAAGTGGTACATTTTTGGCTAATGACACTACTAATCAAACGTATTGCATAGCTGCGGACGGCATAGATGCCAAGACGTTGCAGACTGCTTTGGACTGGGCTTGTGGACCGGGAAGGGCGAATTGCTCAGAGATTCAACCAGGGCAGAGTTGCTACCAGCCCAACAATGTGAAGAATCATGCCTCATATGCATTTGATAGCTATTATCAGAAGGAAGGGAAGTCTTCTGGTTCTTGTGACTTCAAGGGTGCTGCAATGATCACCACAACTGATCCTA GTCACGGGAATTGCATATTTCCTGGAAG CAAAATTGTGAGCAATAAGACAAGCCAGGTTGTGAACTCAACACAAGCAAGTGGAGCTGACAGGGTTAGAGTTATGGGCTTCAGTTTCACGCCAATATGTGCTGTTGGGAAGGCTTTGTACTTGCTTTCGGGCGTcgtttcttgtttgttttgtcAATTATTCCTTTGA